The genomic interval TCTAGGCTCATTTCCTTCCTAGTCTTTGCTCCTTGAACTACTTGTTTCTAAAAAGCCAGACATCAAAACCAAGAGCTTTTAAGAAAAGACTCTCGTAACTTTAGCATTCAAATGCTGTCGCATTTGAACCGTCACCAGCAATATTCTAACCGCAAGGTTAGTGGAGCTGGTTCAACTTTTCTGTACTCGGAAAAGTTGAATGGTATAATGGCGAAAATGCTGACTTAATGGGTATTCGTTTTGGTTAAGCTTCTCTAAAAAGCTTAGAATTTTGTTTCTTTTGTTACCAAACGAAATCTTTGAAAAGTTGTATTGAAGCTTTAATTTTATTAAATTTTACAGTTTAGCATCAAGTTTAAACTTGAAAAGAGGAGTAATTAATATTTTTAATAGTTGAAAATTAATCTGTTAAAAATTATTAGATTACTTATTATTCCTCTTGACTCGCACACCGTGTAACGCTGTATATTTCGATCAAGAAAATTGAGAGGCTGTTAATGGAGTTAAAGACAATCAGAGAAGTTACATTAGACTATGGAGTTTCCAGAAGAATGCTTTCCTATTACGAAGAGATAGGATTGATAGAAAGTTGCCGAAAAGATGGTTACGCTTACAGAGTTTATGATGAAGATGCAATTCAAAGAATTCAACAAATCATAATTTTACGTAAACTTCAAATCCCTGTAAAGCAAATAATAGATATTTTAAATAATCAAAATGCTGTGGAACTTATTGAAATTTTCAAACAAAATATGAACGATCTTGACGAAGAGATTACTGCATTATCTACACTTAAATCAATTTTATCTCAATTTGTTACAGAACTTGAGAAGAAAGCTAATGTTAACTTGAAGATTGAATTATTGAATGATAAAACGATGCTTGCCATTGCCAGTACATTATCATTCTCGAAAAATAAAATTAAGGAGAATTTATCTATGGATGAACTTAATAAGGCTAACGAAAAATTAAGTAAGCTGGAAGATAAAGATGTTCGAATCGTGTATCTTCCACCTATGACTATTGCTGCTGCCTATGCTTCTGGTGAAGGATGCGAAGGTAAGACAATTGATATGATTTTGAAGTATATTAATGATAGCGATTTGCTAAAAGTTAAACCTGATGCACGCAGTTTTGGGTTTGATTGTTCTAATGGCTCAGCTGCTGTTGGAGAACCATCTCATGTTTATGAAACTTGGGTATCAATTCCTGATGATATGGAAGTTCCTGCTCCTCTAATTAAACGAACTTTCAAAGGTGGATTGTATGCCGCACATGTTCTTAGATCTTGGGATTTTCAGGATTGGCGATTATTGAGTGAATGGGTTAATGCAAGTGGAAAATATGTCAACGACTGGAATTCTCCTCGTTGGGAGTCCAAGGAAACCATGGCTGGACAAGGATTTGAGGAGACATTAAATTTTTTCAATTTCGTAAGAAAAGGTGGAAAAATGGAAGATTTACAACTAGATTTATTATTTCCGATTATAGAGAAAGTATAATCTAGAATTCTTATATAGTGTCTGTTAGGGATCTCAAAAATAGACAGACTCTATATAACTTACTGTTATTATTTAGGAATAATGAAAGATGAATAATATTGAAATTGGTTCTGTGATATCATTTGGAAGGTTTAACTGGCGAGTTCTTGATATTAAAGATGGTAATGCTTTGATAATTACTGAAGAGATAATTGAACAGCAACCTTTCCATGATACTTATGAAATTACAACTTGGGAAAATTGTTCATTACGAAGATATCTTAATGGTGAATTTTATGAGAAATTTAGTGCACTTGATCGTTCAAAGATAACTCCTGTTATAAATAAAAATATTGATAATAATTGGTATGGATCAAATGGCGGAAATGATACAAATGACAATATTTTTCTATTAAGTATTGAAGAAGTTGTTTGTAAATATTTTGGAGATAGTAGTAAAAACCTTAATAGTCCCAGTGCAAAACAACGATACTGGTTTCAGAGGAAAGATGTAAATAATATTAAACGTAGATCAATTTATGATGGATATATCTGGTGGTGGTGGCTTAGATCTCCTGGACGTGACAACAGAAGAGCTGTTTATATACACGGAGATGGAAATATAGGGATTCAGGGAAATGGAATTTTTCGATATAGCAGTAATACTATTCATCCTTTAACTGGTGATAATAGCGGTGGTGTTCGTCCTGCTCTATGGCTGAAATTAAATTGAAATAACTATTTAAAATATCGTCTAGTAGTTTCATGCAAAACTCACAGATATAAATAAGCCTTTTGGAGTATGTTTTTTTGGGGAGAAGTTTCAAAGACCTCTGTCATCTCAAATGAAATGAGAGATCCTTTCCCTTTTGCAAAAAACAAAAATCTCAACAATAAAGCACCATCACCAGCGAAATTCTAACCGCGAGGTTAGTGAAGGTGGTTCAACTTTTTGTATACAAAAAGTTGAATGGTATAATGGCGACAGCTCTCTTATTTCCCCTTGACAAAGGGGATTAAGGGGATTCGGATGTTTGTTTTGATCAAACTTTTCTGAAAAATTTGCTGTTTTTTCACTCTTTTTTGAGAAAAAAGAGTTCTTAGAAAATAAATTTTTACATTACGATACAATAAATAGATAAAGATTTTATCGTTTAGCAAACGATCTTTAAGCTAACTCCTTTGTTACTTAGCAATAGATAAGAAAGTTTGAGGGTTGAGTATCTTTAAAATCATAAAAAAGACTCAATTATTTCTATAAATTAACACCTATACTAAAATTTTAATTTAGAATAAATACCTATCAAATCTATCAATGATCATCTTTACTTTAAACCCAACACTATTATTCGAATAAAACTCAGTTTTTTTATGCTCATAATTCTTAATATCTCTATGAGAATAGTACAAATTAATATCAATAAACCTATTGTATCTATAGTCAGCTTCAAATGTATAATAATTATGATGCTCAACAACACCATTAAGGAAACTCTTCTTAACATCAGGATAATCCATATAATTTATCTGCTCATCTTCTTGACCAACAATAGGCTGACCAACATTTGCTCTTGTAAATCCTGCCTTCAATATTAAACCAAAATGTGTCGTGTAGTCAAACATAAACCTGTAAGATTCACTATCTGGACCGAATTCACTTCCAAGATAGCTGTTCGCATTCATGTATCTATTGATATGAAATTTATGAGTATAAACCCAAGGCTCTACCCTTGTAAACTCAAAACGTGAGTTTAAATAAGGAACACTTAGAAAATTACTATTATACAGACCTGCGAGAATCGCCCACTTATTGCCATAGTACTCAGTCAAACTTTTTTGCCAAGTCTCATCATCAATAAACAGCTCCCCATATACAGAATAATCCTTTAAAAATTGATATTTAAAATCGAAACTCATGGTTGAATTATCATTATCACCATAGTAATGTTCCATCCATTTAAGAGGCATTATTGGAAACAAGTACCCCAGCTCAACTCCCCTATCTCCATAAATCAGATTTTCATTTATTGCTAAAGAAAAGTTGTCAGTTACAGCCCATTCCAGTCGATGAGATGCTAAGTATTTCTCTCTTCTCGAATATTTTCTATAAGTTGGTTCCCCATTTGTGATATCTTGCCTAGGTAGCTCGTAAGATGTAGAATCATCAGGTAATAAAAAACCAGCTGCTGCTGTAAATTTTAAATCTGAATACTTAAAATTAAAAAGAAACATATCATAGTATGAACGAAGTTTATTTAAAGTTAACGTATTAAGATAACCAGTCCCTTCTGAAAAAGGAAATTTACCAATTGAAATATCCATATCGTCATTATACATCATGAAAACTGTTTCTGAATAATCCTCACTGGAAAAACTGTTTACATTATGAGTAAAAATCAAGGGGTTAGAATATTCATCACGTAATGGATTGCCTTCATGATTATACTTTACAGTTGTTCTGGAGTAAATGGAAATAAAATCTTTATAAGAGATATTCGCTATAAATCCTGCTTCAGTCTCGTTTGCATGTGTTTCATTTTTCCCATTAATTTGAGATTGATAAACAATACCTTGTTCCAGAACAGGATCTGCCCCACCCTGAAATTTATCATCACTATATGAAACAAATCTCTGATCATTATCAATATAACGATCTTCGAAATATTCTATAAATTTGTTTATGTTTGAATCTTTGTTTTTAATCTCTTTTAGAAGTTTATAAATCTCATCAGTTCTGTAAGGTTTAGTTCCTGTAAATTTTATACTGATTTTACCACTATTATCCAAATTCTCAATGAAATCATACGATTTAATATCATTTAATGAAATAAAAGTTGCAGAATTTAACATAATCACGATAAGCATAACTAAAATTGTAATATATTTCATAGTGTCCTCAATTTTAGGTCTAACATAATGAAAAAAATTGTAATAATCAAAAGACAAATTAGATTATTCTTAAATAACAAAAGCTGAGTGGTCTCAGCTTTTGTTGAACAAGTTGATTATATTAAAAATCCAGATCTAGATAACTATTGAGCTCTTCAGTCCCATCTACCGCAAATCGTCCTTTTTCTATTACAGAAAACTCAACACCATTTTCATCAACAGCTCTGATGTATTCTATTTCATGGAATGGTAAAGTTATATCAACGTGAACATTCGTATAGGCCTTCATAGGATCTTCCAACTTCAAAATACTTCTTTCATTATGTTTTGCAACAACTTCTCTATTATCGGGATTGAAGTATGGTTTTTCCTCACTTCTTGAAAAGCATGTATCCCCAATGGCAAAATGAGGTCCTGTTTTTTCGAAAATTAAAATTGGCACGATCTGAGAAAGATTATACTTCTCAATAACCTTGTGAGCTAAAGTGTTTGTTCCAATGGCAAATTCACCCAAAGGTAATCTTTCGTTACCATTTAGTAGATTCTCTTCTATGTATTGCTTATTCTTTTCTGTATCTTCAAAATTTGAACATGAATATTCTGCAATTTCACCATTATCGAACTTTATTTTTAAGTTTTTGAAAAGATAGCCTTTTAGATAAACACTTGTAACATGAAGAACACCATTTGTTCCATTTAAAACTGGAGAAGTAAAAACTTCACCAACAGGAATATTTAAATCTGCTCCACAATTTACAAAATTAGTCTCATTTTTAGGATTTTGTAGTTTTTTAAGACTTATCGACAGATCTGTTTCATTCCCATCAATTCCTTTAACAATTACTTTTGAACCTTTGTCTAAAATATCAATTATGTTAGACTGTATTCTTTGATATCTATCACTATCAAGAGAATTTATTTCAATAATACTTTCAAAAATCTCTTCGAAATTTACACCGATTTCTTCAGTAGGAAATGAAATAATTGTGAAACTTTTGTTTTTATCTTTATCAAATCTTTCAAATAAAATCGAACCTTTAGCTGTGTATTTGTTTCTCAGATCAGTTCTTTCTTTTATATTTTTAACTCTCTTATCTTTTAATTTCGGCTCAAAAGGTTTTTCTCCAAAATTTCTAATTACTATTATTCCTGCATTTTTGTTAATATAATCACCAACTTTTTCATTAGTCTGATCGTTTGACTCTAGAGTCTTACTGAAAAAATCTTCATCTCCAAACAGAACAAAGTCATTGCTATGATCAGTCATAAGCTGCTTTGAATCTCCTGATGATAAGGGTCTTAAGAGTATTAATTTTAGATTATACGAAGTCAAAACCTCACCTATTTTTTTTACCAGCTTTTCTTGACCAACATAGTATGAAATATGAACATACTCTTTTTTTGAAATATCTTTTTTACCAGGTTTAAAACCATTGATAAATGCTTTGACAATACTTTGAGCTAATGTATTTAGACGCTCTTCTGAAATTGAATTAAAATGCTTGTAACTTTTCAAATCATTATCGTTTATTGCTACTCCATATGAAAAAATCCCACCAACATTTTCTTCTATCTCTTTTACTACATATCCAATTCTATTTTGTTCGTGAACATAATTTCTTAAAACAGATATTTCTGAAATATACTCAGAGCAATTTATCATAAAGGTCTTAAATGAATCCTCATTCTGATTACTGATCAAAAAACTATAAATTTCTGAATAGATAAGTTTTAGACCATAACTATTATTTTCGTAGATGATAAAAGAAAGAAAAGAGTTAACCTTATTCAAAAATGCACCAAATAATTGATCTTTATACAAATACTCTATTCTATACATATCAGGATTTGAATAACTGGAACAATAAAGATCATCGTATTTTTGATAGAAAATCTTCTTATTATCATCCAGTAGTTTATCAAGTGAACTTTCGTTGTAACCAATCTCACTCATGTCTTTATGAATTTTCAGAACATTTTCCAGATATTCATATAGCTCAATAATTCCTGGCTGATCAATTCTAGTTTCCTTAATCTGATATAAAATATTTTCAATTTCACTTACATCGATTCTTGTGTAAATCTTTTTCAGAAGATCTTCCATACCAACTCCGTTTTATTTATTTTAATATATACAAATTTCATTGCATATGCAACTTTCATCAAACAAAATAAAAAAAGCCCAGTTAAACTAGGCTTTTCAGATTCATTTAAAACTTATTTTATTAACATAAGCTTAATATTACTCATCTCTGATCCCGCAACCATTCTACAGAAATAAATACCTGAAGAAAGTTTAGAAGCATCAAAAGATATAGAGTGCAAACCAGTTGTCAATTTACCGCTGAATAATTCTTGCACTAAAGCACCATTAGAGTTATAAACAGCTAGCTTAATATTGTCATTTGTATTAATCATAAAACTAATATTTGTTGTTGGGTTAAAAGGATTAGGGTATGCTGAAACAATTTCGGATGATTCTGGGATCATATTATCGTTTATTCCAACAGTTCCCAATTTTATCCATACAGAATAATTTGCAGATAAGACACCATTTGAATTTGCGTGGAAAACAAAAAAATCCATAGAAATACCACTATTTGGATTATAAGTAAAGCTTCCATCAGTATTTAAATTCAATGTTCCGATAGTTGGGTTTTGTACAACTGAGAATTGAGAATTTTCTTCACCTGGTAGAGTTCCAGAAACTTGAGTTTGTTCAGTAATAAAATAAATGATAGGTGCTAAAGAAGGTGTATAGCAGTCATTTTCAAGGTTTCTAAGTTTTATCTCTGCACCATCAAAAGTATTTATGAAGGTTTTACCATATCCATCATTGAAATCCATACCTATGATATAATCATCACTGATCTCATTGTGAAGAAGATTTATAATCTCTTCCTGCCAGATTGGTCTATCGTAAACATAGACATTATCAATACATCCAACAAGAGTTGAACCTGCAACATAACCTGCCCTAAAAGTATTTGATAAAGGTTTCATCAAACTTTCAGTTGCATACTCTTTCTTAACATCAAGATTTCCATCAATGAAAATGTATTGATCTTTTCCATCGTAAACAAAATCAAGTGTATACCAAGTTCCTGAAACCAGTTCTGTTTCTGAATAAGCTTTTCTCTTTTGATTATCTTGTGTTTCAACCATAAATTTCATGATACCAGTGCTATTTATAGTAACGTAAACACCACTTGTTGTTGATGGCGACATTGAAAACAAACCGCCTTGAGATCCTTCTTCAAAGTAGATTTGACCATGAATAGTCATTTTTTCTAAGTTATAATGTGCTTGCCCTAAATATTCAACATATCCATTTTCACCTAAATCTGTCATATATCCATTACCAGCAAAAGATCTGCTCTCTCTTCCTAAAATATTGAAAATTTCAAAACATGTGTCGCCAGTAGCAGTAGCTCTTACTCTGATTTGAGCAATACCTTCACCAATTCTAGTAAATGTCAACGTATTACCAGAAATTTGTGCATTTACAACACCTTCATTTTGAAGTTCTTCAATTGTGAATGTCATTGCACTACCCTGAGCAGAAGTAAATAGCTCATTTAGATTGTAAGTCATTGGTGTATCTTCCAATAATATCTCAGGATCTACACTATTAACTGAAAGATTTACAGGTTTTGGAAAAATATTCACAATAGCTCTTTGATTTTGAGTAAAATTATAACCTCCACCTCCTGCTCCACCAGAACCTGGATTAAGACTACTTAAATAGAAGTATCCATCATTTGCACCACTCCAACCCCAATTAAAGTGATAGTGATTTGTTGCCTGATAACCATCCATAACAAAAGCATGACCACCCTCTGCACCACTTCCAGCGTAATAAACAGGTCTTGCGTTATCTAACTCATTTTGTAATAGAGCATTCCAATTCGCTGAAGTATATGACTGTTTTGATCTTAGGACACAGCTATTATCATATTTAAAATAATTTCTTAATGCAGCAGGAACGTCTTCAGAAAATGCACCAGAACCACCTGTTGCAGCAGTTCCATACATCATCTCAACTGAAACACCTAAGTGATAAGACAATTGTGCAACTTCATGAATTTCCTCTTCGGTGCTTTGACCATTTATCTGATTTGGCATTAAATCCCATTTGTAGTTTGTATCCTTATACACAGCTGTAAGTGATTGACTTGCCTGACTACAGTAATAGGTCTTTGTTCCATAACCGAAATCTGGATAATTGTGGTAATTAACGATTTGAGCCATTGCTGTTGCAACACAACCCACAACAGCTAATTGACCACCTATTTCTGGACAATAATTGTTGTATAATGGGTTTTGATCCCAAGTTGTTTCAATTAGGGGTTCTACACTTTTAGCTTTCGAGTCAACAAATGAAAAATCATTATTCAGAACTTTATCCCAAGTTTCTCTTGTTTCAGAGTTATCAGCTTTAGCTGATTTGATCTCTTCCATTTGAGTATAAAAACCATTAAACCAGTAATCCATTGAAGGCATATTATTTATATCACTTCTAAACTTGGAATCTTTTGAAAAACCGATGACAGGTATTGAGGCATCATCAGTAGCTACCAAAACAAAACCTCCGTTTATGAAGGTATAAGCCATTAATTGAGTTTCACCATCTCTACCAAGCTCATAAGTTTGGTCAATTGTATTGTTTCCAAAGAAATGTGAATACCAGTTTTCTGCCACTTTTCTGGTTTGGTTACCATCTACAGCTGCTGAATAAGCAGCTGAAACGATCATCATTACCAGCAAGATATACTTATACATGATCACTCCTTTTAATTATTTTTGTTAAATATAGTCTAAAATGCTGAAATTCAAACCGTAAAAAAAAAAATATTCATGAATATATAGCTTATACTATAAAACAAAACCAAGAAAACAGATATCTTAAAAGTCAATAGTAGTAATGACGAAGAGGATTTATCTTAACAAGTAATAAATCCTCTCTTTGTAATTAATTATGATTCAAGAAGTACTGCTAAATCCAATAATTGCGGTGATAACGGTCTTTGCTTTGATAAAACCAGATCCAATGGAACAGTAACATATTTATCATCTTTCAATGCTATCATCTCACCACTTTTTCCTTCTTCAAGAGCAATAACAGCGTTTCTACCTAGTTTAGACGCAAAAATCCTGTCAAAACTTGTTGGACTTCCACCTCTTTGGATATGCCCAAGTACAGTCTCTCTGATCTCTATACCAGTTTTCTCTCTAATTTTCTGTCCAAACTCTTTGGCACTACCAGCACCTTCGGCAAGAATTATAATTGAATTTGTTTTACCTTCTTTAAATCTTCTTACTAGGGATCTGGAAATCCTATCTAAATCGTATGGAACTTCCGGAATTATAGCGGCTTCTGCACCACTTGCGATTGCTGAAGTAAGAGCCAGATAACCACAATTTCTTCCCATTACTTCTATAATAAAAGCTCTTTCATGACTTGATGCAGTATCTCGAATTGTGTCTACAGAGTTCATAATAGCATTTAATGCTGTATCAACACCAAGAGACATTGATGTTCCATAAAGGTCATTATCAATTGATGCTGGAACACCTATAGTCGGAAACCCTGCTAAATGAATTTTATGTGCTCCAGTAAGCGATCCATCACCACCAATTACAATTAGACCATCAAGTTCCAAATCTATCAGATTATCCAATCCTTTTTTTAAGCCTTCGTCAGTTTTAAAAGCTAAACATCTAGCTGATTGTAAAAAGGTCCCTCCTCTTTGTAAAATGTTTGAAACAGAATGATTTGAATCTAATGTTAGGAAATCATTATCAAGAATTCCTTGATAGCCTCTTTTAAAACCAAATACTTTTATTCCCTTGCTGATAGAAGTTCTTACCACTGATCTTATGCATGGATTCATTCCACTACAATCACCACCAGAAGTGATAACTCCAATTCTTTTGATTTTCTTTAAGGTCTCAGACATTTTACTCTCCTTTTGTAGCAGTATATAATGTAGTTATTCCAAAAGACAATGATTTTGATTTTACTGATGAAAAACCAGAATCACTTAATAATTTAATAAATTCGGAAGGCTGTGGAAAGTTTTTTACAGATTTTGGAAAATATTTATATGCTATTCTATTTCCAGAAACAATACTTCCAATAAAAGGGATAATTTTATTAAAATAAAAATTATAAATTTTATATATTATTTTACTACTTGGCATCGAAAACTCTAAAACGACGAAAACTCCACCTCGCTGTAAAACCCGAAAAGCATCTTTTACCGCTTTTTCTCTGTCATGAACATTACGAATTGAAAAACCGGCAATTATACTTGAAAAAGATTCAGTTTTAAAAGGCAATTTTTCCGCATTGGAATTGACTATCAGATTTCTTAATCTTTTAAATCTTACGAATTGTCTTTTTCTATTTACTTTCAACATGTTAAAACTAATGTCTGCACAAACAACTTTTTCATAGTTCATTTTTAAAGCCATAAACGCAAGATCCCCTGTTCCACAACCAATATCCAGCAAATTACCTCTTTTCTCCATAGGAATTGATGATAGTCCCTTTTTTCTCCATCTATTATCGATTCCCATACTCATAAATCCGTTTAACAAATCATAGGTATCAGCTATATTATCGAACATCTCCATCACTAATTTACTGTCTTCACCAGATGAAAAGTTATTCCCACTTTTTTTGTTCATCGAAACTATATCCTGCTAAATTTAAAAGTCTGTATAATAAATTTTCCACAACCTCATCTATAGAATCATATTGAAAATAAAAGGATGGATTGAGAGGAAAAATAGAAGCTCCTGCATTTTTCAATTTCAATAAATTTTCAAGATGCACAACATTTAGAGGGGATTCTCTAAAACATAAGAATAACTGACTTTGTTCTTTAAGGGCAACATCTGCAGCTCTTGTTATTAGATT from Candidatus Delongbacteria bacterium carries:
- the pfkA gene encoding 6-phosphofructokinase gives rise to the protein MKRIGVITSGGDCSGMNPCIRSVVRTSISKGIKVFGFKRGYQGILDNDFLTLDSNHSVSNILQRGGTFLQSARCLAFKTDEGLKKGLDNLIDLELDGLIVIGGDGSLTGAHKIHLAGFPTIGVPASIDNDLYGTSMSLGVDTALNAIMNSVDTIRDTASSHERAFIIEVMGRNCGYLALTSAIASGAEAAIIPEVPYDLDRISRSLVRRFKEGKTNSIIILAEGAGSAKEFGQKIREKTGIEIRETVLGHIQRGGSPTSFDRIFASKLGRNAVIALEEGKSGEMIALKDDKYVTVPLDLVLSKQRPLSPQLLDLAVLLES
- a CDS encoding C10 family peptidase yields the protein MYKYILLVMMIVSAAYSAAVDGNQTRKVAENWYSHFFGNNTIDQTYELGRDGETQLMAYTFINGGFVLVATDDASIPVIGFSKDSKFRSDINNMPSMDYWFNGFYTQMEEIKSAKADNSETRETWDKVLNNDFSFVDSKAKSVEPLIETTWDQNPLYNNYCPEIGGQLAVVGCVATAMAQIVNYHNYPDFGYGTKTYYCSQASQSLTAVYKDTNYKWDLMPNQINGQSTEEEIHEVAQLSYHLGVSVEMMYGTAATGGSGAFSEDVPAALRNYFKYDNSCVLRSKQSYTSANWNALLQNELDNARPVYYAGSGAEGGHAFVMDGYQATNHYHFNWGWSGANDGYFYLSSLNPGSGGAGGGGYNFTQNQRAIVNIFPKPVNLSVNSVDPEILLEDTPMTYNLNELFTSAQGSAMTFTIEELQNEGVVNAQISGNTLTFTRIGEGIAQIRVRATATGDTCFEIFNILGRESRSFAGNGYMTDLGENGYVEYLGQAHYNLEKMTIHGQIYFEEGSQGGLFSMSPSTTSGVYVTINSTGIMKFMVETQDNQKRKAYSETELVSGTWYTLDFVYDGKDQYIFIDGNLDVKKEYATESLMKPLSNTFRAGYVAGSTLVGCIDNVYVYDRPIWQEEIINLLHNEISDDYIIGMDFNDGYGKTFINTFDGAEIKLRNLENDCYTPSLAPIIYFITEQTQVSGTLPGEENSQFSVVQNPTIGTLNLNTDGSFTYNPNSGISMDFFVFHANSNGVLSANYSVWIKLGTVGINDNMIPESSEIVSAYPNPFNPTTNISFMINTNDNIKLAVYNSNGALVQELFSGKLTTGLHSISFDASKLSSGIYFCRMVAGSEMSNIKLMLIK
- a CDS encoding aminopeptidase: MEDLLKKIYTRIDVSEIENILYQIKETRIDQPGIIELYEYLENVLKIHKDMSEIGYNESSLDKLLDDNKKIFYQKYDDLYCSSYSNPDMYRIEYLYKDQLFGAFLNKVNSFLSFIIYENNSYGLKLIYSEIYSFLISNQNEDSFKTFMINCSEYISEISVLRNYVHEQNRIGYVVKEIEENVGGIFSYGVAINDNDLKSYKHFNSISEERLNTLAQSIVKAFINGFKPGKKDISKKEYVHISYYVGQEKLVKKIGEVLTSYNLKLILLRPLSSGDSKQLMTDHSNDFVLFGDEDFFSKTLESNDQTNEKVGDYINKNAGIIVIRNFGEKPFEPKLKDKRVKNIKERTDLRNKYTAKGSILFERFDKDKNKSFTIISFPTEEIGVNFEEIFESIIEINSLDSDRYQRIQSNIIDILDKGSKVIVKGIDGNETDLSISLKKLQNPKNETNFVNCGADLNIPVGEVFTSPVLNGTNGVLHVTSVYLKGYLFKNLKIKFDNGEIAEYSCSNFEDTEKNKQYIEENLLNGNERLPLGEFAIGTNTLAHKVIEKYNLSQIVPILIFEKTGPHFAIGDTCFSRSEEKPYFNPDNREVVAKHNERSILKLEDPMKAYTNVHVDITLPFHEIEYIRAVDENGVEFSVIEKGRFAVDGTEELNSYLDLDF
- the ubiE gene encoding bifunctional demethylmenaquinone methyltransferase/2-methoxy-6-polyprenyl-1,4-benzoquinol methylase UbiE, with product MNKKSGNNFSSGEDSKLVMEMFDNIADTYDLLNGFMSMGIDNRWRKKGLSSIPMEKRGNLLDIGCGTGDLAFMALKMNYEKVVCADISFNMLKVNRKRQFVRFKRLRNLIVNSNAEKLPFKTESFSSIIAGFSIRNVHDREKAVKDAFRVLQRGGVFVVLEFSMPSSKIIYKIYNFYFNKIIPFIGSIVSGNRIAYKYFPKSVKNFPQPSEFIKLLSDSGFSSVKSKSLSFGITTLYTATKGE
- a CDS encoding effector binding domain-containing protein, producing MELKTIREVTLDYGVSRRMLSYYEEIGLIESCRKDGYAYRVYDEDAIQRIQQIIILRKLQIPVKQIIDILNNQNAVELIEIFKQNMNDLDEEITALSTLKSILSQFVTELEKKANVNLKIELLNDKTMLAIASTLSFSKNKIKENLSMDELNKANEKLSKLEDKDVRIVYLPPMTIAAAYASGEGCEGKTIDMILKYINDSDLLKVKPDARSFGFDCSNGSAAVGEPSHVYETWVSIPDDMEVPAPLIKRTFKGGLYAAHVLRSWDFQDWRLLSEWVNASGKYVNDWNSPRWESKETMAGQGFEETLNFFNFVRKGGKMEDLQLDLLFPIIEKV